The Streptomyces phaeolivaceus genome has a window encoding:
- the katG gene encoding catalase/peroxidase HPI, translated as MTENHDAIVTDAKPEETGGCPVAHGRAAHPTQGGGNRQWWPERLNLKILAKDPVVANPLGESFDYAEAFGNLDLAAVKQDIAEVLTSSQDWWPADFGNYGPLMIRMAWHSAGTYRISDGRGGGGRGQQRFAPLNSWPDNGNLDKARRLLWPVKKKYGQSLSWADLMILTGNVALESMGFETFGFGGGRADVWEADEDVYWGPEKVWLDDQRYTGDRELENPLGAVQMGLIYVNPEGPNGNPDPLAAARDIRETFRRMAMNDEETVALIAGGHTFGKTHGAGPAESVGDDPEAASIEQQGLGWKSTYGTGKGGDAITSGLEVTWTTKPTQWSNDFFDILFGYEWELTQSPAGANQWVAKDSEAIIPDAHSDSKKRPTMLTTDLSLRFDPIYGPISKRFHENPAEFADAFARAWYKLTHRDLGPKSLYLGPEVPAETMLWQDPLPQAEGEAIDAADVAALKAKLLDSGLTVSQLVSTAWASASTFRGSDKRGGANGARIRLEPQRGWEVNNPDDLAQVLRVLEGVRGEFNSGAKKVSLADLIVLGGAAAVEKAAKDAGVAVEVPFTPGRVDATEEHTDPESFAALEPTSDGFRNYLGKGNRLPAEYLLLDRANLLTLSAPELTVLVGGLRVLGANQGGSAHGVFTDTPGRLTNDFFVNLLDLGTEWKSTSSDQTTFEGRDAATGELKWTGTRADLVFGSNSELRALAEVYASDDAKEKFVKDFVAAWTKVSDLDRFDLV; from the coding sequence ATGACCGAGAACCACGACGCGATCGTCACAGACGCGAAGCCCGAGGAGACGGGAGGCTGCCCGGTCGCTCACGGGCGTGCCGCGCACCCCACCCAGGGCGGCGGCAACCGCCAGTGGTGGCCGGAGCGCCTCAACCTGAAGATCCTCGCCAAGGACCCCGTCGTGGCGAACCCCCTCGGTGAGTCGTTCGACTACGCCGAGGCCTTCGGCAACCTCGACCTCGCGGCGGTCAAACAGGACATCGCCGAGGTACTGACCAGCTCCCAGGACTGGTGGCCGGCCGACTTCGGCAACTACGGCCCGCTGATGATCCGTATGGCCTGGCACAGCGCCGGCACGTACCGCATCAGCGACGGCCGCGGCGGTGGCGGCCGGGGTCAGCAGCGCTTCGCGCCGCTGAACAGCTGGCCGGACAACGGCAACCTGGACAAGGCCCGCCGTCTGCTGTGGCCGGTGAAGAAGAAGTACGGCCAGTCCCTCTCCTGGGCCGACCTCATGATCCTCACCGGCAATGTCGCGCTGGAGTCGATGGGCTTCGAGACCTTCGGCTTCGGCGGCGGCCGTGCCGACGTCTGGGAGGCCGACGAGGACGTGTACTGGGGTCCCGAGAAGGTCTGGCTGGACGACCAGCGCTACACCGGCGACCGTGAGCTGGAGAACCCGCTCGGCGCCGTGCAGATGGGTCTGATCTACGTCAACCCCGAGGGCCCCAACGGCAACCCGGACCCGCTGGCCGCGGCCCGCGACATCCGTGAGACGTTCCGCCGTATGGCGATGAACGACGAGGAGACCGTCGCCCTCATCGCCGGTGGCCACACCTTCGGCAAGACCCACGGCGCGGGCCCGGCCGAGTCGGTCGGCGACGACCCCGAGGCCGCCTCGATCGAGCAGCAGGGCCTGGGCTGGAAGTCCACCTACGGCACCGGCAAGGGCGGCGACGCGATCACGTCCGGCCTGGAGGTCACCTGGACCACCAAGCCCACCCAGTGGAGCAACGACTTCTTCGACATCCTCTTCGGCTACGAGTGGGAGCTGACCCAGAGCCCCGCCGGCGCCAACCAGTGGGTGGCCAAGGACTCCGAGGCGATCATCCCCGACGCCCACAGCGACTCCAAGAAGCGCCCCACGATGCTCACCACCGACCTCTCGCTGCGCTTCGACCCGATCTACGGTCCGATCTCGAAGCGCTTCCACGAGAACCCGGCGGAGTTCGCGGACGCGTTCGCCCGCGCCTGGTACAAGCTGACCCACCGTGACCTGGGCCCGAAGTCCCTGTACCTCGGCCCGGAGGTCCCCGCCGAGACGATGCTGTGGCAGGACCCGCTGCCGCAGGCCGAGGGCGAGGCCATCGACGCCGCCGATGTGGCGGCCCTGAAGGCCAAGCTCCTCGACTCGGGCCTCACGGTCTCGCAGCTCGTCTCCACCGCGTGGGCCTCGGCGTCCACCTTCCGCGGCAGCGACAAGCGCGGCGGTGCCAACGGCGCCCGTATCCGTCTGGAGCCGCAGCGCGGCTGGGAGGTCAACAACCCCGACGACCTCGCCCAGGTCCTGCGCGTCCTGGAGGGCGTGCGGGGGGAGTTCAACTCCGGTGCCAAGAAGGTATCCCTGGCCGACCTGATCGTCCTCGGCGGTGCCGCCGCGGTCGAGAAGGCCGCCAAGGACGCCGGTGTCGCCGTGGAGGTCCCCTTCACGCCGGGCCGTGTCGACGCGACCGAGGAGCACACCGACCCGGAGTCGTTCGCCGCGCTGGAGCCGACCTCGGACGGCTTCCGCAACTACCTGGGCAAGGGCAACCGCCTCCCGGCCGAGTACCTGCTGCTCGACCGCGCCAACCTGCTCACCCTGAGCGCCCCCGAGCTGACCGTCCTCGTCGGTGGTCTGCGCGTCCTCGGCGCCAACCAGGGCGGCTCGGCGCACGGCGTCTTCACCGACACCCCGGGCAGGCTCACCAACGACTTCTTCGTCAACCTGCTCGACCTGGGCACGGAGTGGAAGTCGACCTCCTCGGACCAGACCACGTTCGAGGGCCGTGACGCCGCCACGGGCGAGCTGAAGTGGACCGGCACCCGTGCCGACCTGGTCTTCGGCTCCAACTCCGAGCTGCGCGCCCTCGCCGAGGTCTACGCGAGCGACGACGCCAAGGAGAAGTTCGTGAAGGACTTCGTCGCGGCCTGGACCAAGGTCTCCGACCTGGACCGCTTCGACCTGGTCTGA
- a CDS encoding Fur family transcriptional regulator, giving the protein MTASQPPNTAEELRGVGLRVTAARVALLETVRDGDHLGVEAIAAGVRDRVGHISLQAVYEALNALTGAGLVRRLEPPGSPALYEGRVGDNHHHLVCRSCAVVVDVDCAVGHAPCLTASDDRGFAIDEAEVIYWGLCPSCTKASSSAP; this is encoded by the coding sequence ATGACCGCATCCCAGCCTCCGAACACCGCCGAGGAACTGCGCGGTGTCGGCCTGCGGGTGACGGCCGCGCGCGTGGCCCTGCTGGAAACCGTCCGGGACGGCGACCACCTCGGCGTCGAAGCGATCGCCGCCGGGGTGCGCGACCGCGTGGGCCACATATCGCTCCAGGCCGTGTACGAAGCACTCAACGCGCTCACCGGCGCGGGACTCGTGCGCCGCCTCGAACCACCCGGCAGCCCCGCCCTGTACGAGGGCCGTGTCGGGGACAACCACCATCACCTCGTGTGCCGCTCGTGCGCCGTCGTGGTCGACGTCGACTGCGCGGTCGGGCACGCCCCGTGCCTGACCGCCTCCGACGACCGCGGCTTCGCGATCGACGAGGCCGAGGTCATCTACTGGGGCCTGTGCCCCTCATGCACCAAAGCCAGCAGTTCAGCACCGTGA
- a CDS encoding LutC/YkgG family protein has translation MSSRELILGRVRRALADVRADERGDERGDERRDDAPYERAVERGYLREHGGRSVAETVELLAENLADYRALVHRTDADGLAEVVAGLLRAHGSATVLVPSGLREEWLSAATDVTRVPDRGESTAHELDRVDSVVTGCALAIAETGTLVLDGSPDQGRRRITLVPDHHICVVRVPEQVVSSVPQALELLDPTRPLTWISGPSATSDIELDRVEGVHGPRTLEVVLVTGSGD, from the coding sequence GTGAGCAGCAGGGAACTGATCCTGGGCCGGGTCCGGCGCGCCCTCGCCGACGTACGAGCCGACGAACGCGGCGACGAACGCGGCGACGAACGACGGGACGACGCTCCGTACGAGCGGGCCGTCGAGCGGGGGTATCTGCGGGAGCACGGCGGGCGCAGCGTCGCGGAGACGGTGGAGTTGCTGGCGGAGAACCTGGCCGACTACCGGGCGCTCGTGCACCGGACGGACGCGGACGGGCTCGCCGAGGTCGTCGCGGGGCTGCTGCGCGCGCACGGTTCGGCCACGGTGCTGGTGCCGTCGGGGCTGCGCGAGGAGTGGCTGTCGGCGGCGACGGACGTGACGCGGGTGCCCGATCGCGGGGAGAGCACCGCGCACGAGCTGGACCGGGTCGACAGCGTGGTCACCGGCTGCGCCCTCGCGATCGCCGAGACCGGCACCCTCGTCCTCGACGGCTCCCCCGACCAGGGCCGCCGCCGGATCACCCTCGTGCCCGACCACCACATCTGCGTCGTACGCGTCCCGGAGCAGGTCGTGTCGTCGGTCCCCCAGGCCCTCGAACTCCTCGACCCGACCCGCCCGTTGACCTGGATCTCGGGCCCGTCCGCCACCAGCGACATCGAACTGGACCGGGTGGAGGGGGTGCACGGCCCCCGCACCCTGGAGGTGGTGCTGGTGACCGGGAGCGGCGACTAG
- a CDS encoding LutB/LldF family L-lactate oxidation iron-sulfur protein: MSGTYLGMPAFPKAAHEAVHNTTLRGNLRHATHTIRAKRANAVAEMSDWAELREAGKQIKDHTLRHLDRYLVRLEESVQAAGGTVHWAADADEANRIVTYLVKATGESEVVKVKSMATQEIGLNEALEAEGIAAYETDLAELIVQLGKDRPSHILVPAIHRNRGEIRDIFAREMSEWGRPAPEGLTDTPAELAEAARLHLREKFLRAKVGISGANFMVAETGTLVVVESEGNGRMCLTLPETLISVVGIEKIVPTWRDLEVFLQTLPRSSTAERMNPYTSTWTGTTDEDGPQTFHLVLIDNGRTDTLADEVGRQALRCIRCSACLNVCPVYERAGGHAYGSVYPGPIGAILSPQLRGTGSEIDSSLPYASSLCGACYEVCPVAIDIPEVLVHLRERVAQGGPVTERGDKVVLKPAKGHAAERAAMRAARWAFGHPGVLRTGQRLASRTRRFHPRTLPGPGRAWSASRDLPALPAEPFRDWWQRTNGGKETGK; this comes from the coding sequence ATGAGCGGAACGTATCTCGGCATGCCGGCCTTTCCGAAGGCCGCGCACGAGGCCGTGCACAACACGACCCTGCGCGGCAATCTGCGGCACGCCACCCACACCATCCGCGCCAAACGCGCGAACGCGGTCGCGGAGATGTCCGACTGGGCGGAGCTGCGCGAGGCGGGCAAGCAGATCAAGGACCACACGCTCCGTCATCTCGACCGGTATCTCGTGCGGTTGGAGGAGTCGGTGCAGGCGGCCGGCGGCACGGTGCACTGGGCCGCCGACGCGGACGAGGCCAACCGGATCGTCACCTATCTCGTGAAGGCGACCGGGGAGAGCGAGGTCGTCAAGGTCAAGTCGATGGCCACGCAGGAGATCGGGCTGAACGAGGCGCTGGAGGCCGAGGGCATCGCCGCCTACGAGACCGATCTCGCCGAACTCATCGTGCAGTTGGGCAAGGACCGGCCCTCGCACATCCTCGTCCCCGCGATCCATCGCAACCGGGGCGAGATCCGGGACATCTTCGCGCGCGAGATGAGCGAGTGGGGGCGCCCGGCGCCGGAGGGCCTCACCGACACGCCCGCCGAACTGGCGGAGGCCGCGCGGCTGCATCTGCGGGAGAAGTTCCTGCGGGCCAAGGTCGGGATCTCCGGCGCCAACTTCATGGTCGCCGAGACCGGCACGCTGGTGGTCGTGGAGTCCGAGGGCAACGGCCGGATGTGCCTCACCCTCCCCGAGACCCTGATCTCGGTCGTCGGCATCGAGAAGATCGTGCCCACCTGGCGGGACCTGGAGGTGTTCCTGCAGACCCTCCCCCGCTCCTCGACCGCCGAGCGGATGAACCCGTACACCTCCACCTGGACGGGCACGACGGACGAGGACGGACCGCAGACCTTCCATCTGGTCCTGATCGACAACGGCCGCACCGACACACTCGCCGACGAGGTCGGCCGGCAGGCCCTGCGCTGCATCCGCTGCTCGGCGTGTCTCAACGTGTGCCCGGTGTACGAGCGTGCCGGCGGGCACGCGTACGGCTCGGTGTACCCGGGCCCGATCGGTGCCATCCTCAGCCCTCAGCTCCGGGGCACGGGAAGCGAGATCGACTCCTCCCTGCCGTACGCCTCCTCACTGTGCGGTGCCTGCTACGAGGTGTGCCCGGTCGCCATCGACATCCCGGAGGTGCTGGTGCATCTGCGGGAACGGGTCGCACAGGGCGGGCCGGTGACGGAGCGGGGCGACAAGGTCGTGCTCAAGCCCGCGAAGGGGCACGCCGCCGAGCGGGCGGCGATGCGGGCGGCCCGCTGGGCGTTCGGCCACCCCGGCGTGCTGCGCACCGGACAGCGGCTCGCGTCCCGCACCCGCCGCTTCCATCCCCGTACGCTGCCGGGCCCCGGCAGGGCCTGGAGTGCCAGCCGTGATCTTCCCGCGCTGCCCGCCGAGCCGTTCCGGGACTGGTGGCAGCGGACGAACGGCGGAAAGGAGACGGGCAAGTGA
- a CDS encoding (Fe-S)-binding protein codes for MRVALFLTCVNDTLYPDTGRAVVKLLTRLGVDVDFPMGQTCCGQAHYNTGYRQEAEPLARQFSDVFREYEAIVTPSGSCGAMVRELYPRMGERARAEGRGDTLARTLAPVVPKTYELTEFLVDVLGVTDVGAYYPHKVTYHPTCHGLRSLGLGERPRRLLQAVKGLELVELPGADECCGFGGTFAVKNADVSAAMGLDKVRNAESTGAEVLCAADNSCLMHLGGTMTRLRTDLRPVHIAEILASTEEEPLK; via the coding sequence ATGCGTGTCGCCCTGTTCCTGACCTGTGTCAACGACACGCTCTATCCGGACACCGGCCGCGCCGTGGTGAAACTGCTGACCAGGCTGGGCGTCGACGTCGACTTCCCGATGGGGCAGACCTGCTGCGGACAGGCGCACTACAACACCGGGTACCGACAGGAGGCCGAGCCGCTGGCCCGGCAGTTCTCCGATGTATTCCGGGAGTACGAGGCGATCGTGACACCGTCCGGCTCGTGCGGGGCGATGGTGCGGGAGCTGTATCCGCGGATGGGTGAGCGGGCGCGGGCGGAGGGGCGCGGGGACACCCTGGCGCGGACGCTGGCGCCGGTCGTGCCGAAGACGTACGAGCTGACCGAGTTCCTGGTGGACGTGCTGGGCGTGACGGACGTCGGCGCGTACTACCCGCACAAGGTGACCTACCACCCGACCTGTCACGGGCTGCGGAGCCTGGGGCTCGGGGAACGGCCGCGCAGGCTGCTCCAGGCCGTGAAGGGGCTGGAGTTGGTGGAGCTGCCCGGTGCCGACGAGTGCTGTGGCTTCGGCGGTACGTTCGCCGTGAAGAACGCCGATGTCTCGGCGGCGATGGGTCTGGACAAGGTGCGCAACGCCGAGTCGACGGGCGCCGAGGTGCTGTGCGCGGCCGACAACTCGTGTCTGATGCACCTCGGCGGCACGATGACCCGGCTGCGGACGGACCTGCGGCCGGTGCACATCGCGGAGATCCTGGCGAGTACGGAAGAGGAGCCGCTGAAATGA